The stretch of DNA TAATATTGCTGATCAATTAAAGCGTTATTTGGATTATCTATCACACTAATCGTATAATTATTGGCATTTTGGTAAGGAACAATTTTAAATCTGGCCTCAGGAAAAGCGGTGGTTGGGAATTTTTCGTCAATCCAAGCTTTAAATCCCTTTCTTAAGACAAAGACATCTGGATCGTATGATGGCTGCCTATTAACCCACTCTCGCCCTGCTCCCCAAGCATTATCACCGTCAGGCCAGCCACCAGATACATTGACTGCTAAAGTTCCTGGCTGCATATAACAAATACCATCATCAGCATTAATTTTAAAATCTTTTTGGATGGTAATAATTGATGAACTAGGTGCACCGTACTCAGTATTTATAGTGGCATCAAATAAAAGAGACAAGGTGTAGGGCCCTTGATAAGTTGAACTGCTAACACAAATATCATTACCTAAATTTTTTGTCGAATTATTGCTAATGAGATTACCTTGTTTATCTTTCCATGTGTAGCTTACTGACGATATGGTATAAGGCGCGGACGTTGAAATTTTATCGCCATTAATATCAGACATATCACTATCGAGTAAAACCACATCATTTATAACTGGGCGGATATCAATAAACCGTTCATCTAAAGAAAGATAGACTTGGTTTTGATCATTAGGGTAATAATCGTGCGTAAAACCCAATGCGTTAGTCACTCTAAAATTAATGCTATTTTCGAATTTAGTTAGTCCACTTTCACTAATTTCAGGCGAATGGCCTAAGATATAACTCACTGTTGTCGCTGATAAAGAAGCAAATACATGCGTTGTAAAAATGAGATAAGCAATCAGAAAATAACCCATTTTTTTTATGAATTTTAATTTATTTATTATGTAAAACTTTATTATATCTTTCATCATTAATATATTCTTCAGTATTATTATTGTGATATTAGCTACCATTAAATTATTGCATCATTAAAATGCAGAAGAAGTTTATATTAATTTAATAATGCCTACAACAATTTTATGCAATACCGATAACTTAATTCAATAATTTATTTTACCCTATTCCGATAATCGGATTAACGCTAATATTTTAGAAGTATTCACTATTATTGATGCTTTAATAGTCTTAGTGCGCATTGTTCATTGCACTTTTCAACTGCATTAAAATCACTGAGTTAACGATCAGAGGATAACGATAGAAATGCAGTCAATGCTGTTTGGATGGGAAAACGTTAAAAAGGGCACATTACTGCCCTTTTTGCACTTAAACTATCGCTAATAGCTCAACATCGAAAATAAGCGCACTATATGGCGGAATTGCCGCGCCTGCGCCTTGTGAACCATAAGCAAGTTCTTGTGGGATATAAAGTTGCCATTTTGACCCAATAGGCATTAATTGTAATGCTTCAACCCATCCTCTAATCACGCCATTAACAGGGAACTCTGCTGGCTGGCCTCTTTCTTCAGAGCTATCAAAAACAGTGCCATCAATTAAACGGCCAGTATAATGTACTCTTACCTGATTCGTTTCAGTTGGTATTGCACCATCACCTTGCTTTAATACTAAATACTGTAAACCCGACTCAGTTGATTTAACGCCATCTTGCTGTAAATTATTTTTTAAGAAATCAACGCCAGCTTGTGCTATCACTTTGGCTTGATCTTCTTTATCTTTCATGGCTTGTTCATGAACTTGACGTAAAGCATCATGTAGTACTTCTAAAGAGATCGCTGGTGCTCTATCAGAAAGAACATCTTCTAATCCCTGTTTTAGCGCATCAAGTTCCAAGTTTTTTAAACCAGATTCTTTTAATTGCTGGCCAATTTGCAATCCAATACCATAACTGGCTTTTTTTTCGACTGTATCAAATACCATGATTTTTCCTATATGATTAGATATCTCACCTTTTAGTTGTGAAATACAATTTAATAATTTATCTATATACTGCATTTTACCATATCAAACCGTCTTTTTTATTTAAGACAATAACGATATCGTGATTAATAACCTGTATGCTATCAAAAAAAAACCCACTATTAAAGTGGGTTTTTAGACTGACAATGATTATTATGCTTCTGGCACAATATCAAGAATCACTTTAGCAAAGACTTCACCGTGAACTTGGAATGAAACTTCATGTTCACCAGTTGTACGAAGTACACCATTTGGTAAACGAACTTCACTCTTAGATACGTTAACGCCACGCGCTTTTACTGCATCTGCGATATCGCGAGTACCGATTGAACCAAATAGACGACCTTCGTCACCCGCTTTTGATGTAATCGTTACTTTTACTAACGCATTAATTTCAGCAGCTCTTTGTTCTGCAGCTTTTAATACATCAGCAAGTTTCGCTTCTAGTTCAGCACGGCGCGCTTCGAAAAATTCAATATTTTTCTTAGTAGCTGGAACTGCTTTACCTTGTGGGATCAAAAAGTTACGAGCATATCCTGCTTTAACATTAACTTGATCACCTAAGCTGCCTAAGTTAGCAACTTTGTCGAGTAGAATAATTTGCATTATGTTTTCCTCTGTTGCTAATTACTGATGGTTATCAGTGTAAGGTAATAAAGCCAAGTAGCGAGCACGTTTGATTGCACGAGCTAGTTGACGTTGGTATTTTGCACATGTACCAGTAATACGACTTGGTACAATTTTACCACTTTCAGTGATATAACTTTTTAGTAAAGAGATATCTTTATAATCAATCTCTTTAACGCCTTCTGCTGTAAAACGGCAGAATTTGCGACGACGGAAATAGCGAGCCATTTGGCAGTTCTCCTATTTAATCTATTAATTTAATTTCGCTAGCATGTAAAACAATTTGTTGAATATTATTAGCCTTTGTATGTGTGCTAATAAATCCGACGACTAAAATTTTACTGCCCTTTTTAATACTGTGAATCAATTCGTTCGTCCCGCTAATAATAACTGGGATCACACACCATGCTTGTCTTTTTAGACCTGCTTCGATTTGCTCTGAAGCATGTTGTAAATAAAACTGGCAATGAGATATCCCGCTAGGACTTACTTTTCGTATGGGTGCCTTTAAAACGCAACCTGACAACTCCAAACGATTTTGCATTGATTAATCTTCTGATCCCTCAGCATCTGAATCAGTATCTTCAGCATCCGCATCGTTAAAGTCATCTCTTGAACTTTTACGTTCGTCTTTTGCTTTAAGCATTGGAGATATTTCTGTCACAGCGTGTTTAGTACGCATAATTAAACTACGAATAACCGCATCGTTGAAACGGAAGTTATCTTCTAACTCGTCTACCGCTTCTTGAGTTGCTTCTACATTCATAAGAACATAGTGTGCTTTGTGCAGTTTTTCAATAGGATAAGCCAATTGACGGCGTCCCCAATCTTCTAAACGATGGATAGTACCACCAGTAGTCGTTAAAGTACCAGTATAACGTTCAATCATACCTGGAACTTGTTCGCTTTGGTCTGGATGAACCATAAAAACAATTTCGTAATGACGCATTATCGCTCCCTACGGATTAATCAGCTTTCTGTCAGGGTCAACCGTAACCCAATGAAAGCAAGGAACATGAAAATTAAGCGGTTGAAATCGACGCGCCATTGTATAGCACTCTAAATCAAATATCTAGTGAAAAGTACAAAAAGCCATATTTACTTACTTAAGAGCAGATAGGCCTGCCATTATATTCATACTGTATTATTGAGAAATGGTAAATTCGTTGTACTCTTTTTTGAGGGTATTTTTTTGTTCTTCAGTTAAAGTGGCAACGTGGTTACCCATTAAAGCCGAATGCAAAGTATATAATATATTTTTTGATAGGCTTTTATTACATTGTTCTAATTTATAATAACTTTTAAATGATCCCTGGCGACGAAAAGCAGCTAAATTAATAATACCGACTCG from Orbaceae bacterium lpD04 encodes:
- a CDS encoding FKBP-type peptidyl-prolyl cis-trans isomerase; its protein translation is MVFDTVEKKASYGIGLQIGQQLKESGLKNLELDALKQGLEDVLSDRAPAISLEVLHDALRQVHEQAMKDKEDQAKVIAQAGVDFLKNNLQQDGVKSTESGLQYLVLKQGDGAIPTETNQVRVHYTGRLIDGTVFDSSEERGQPAEFPVNGVIRGWVEALQLMPIGSKWQLYIPQELAYGSQGAGAAIPPYSALIFDVELLAIV
- the rpsF gene encoding 30S ribosomal protein S6 produces the protein MRHYEIVFMVHPDQSEQVPGMIERYTGTLTTTGGTIHRLEDWGRRQLAYPIEKLHKAHYVLMNVEATQEAVDELEDNFRFNDAVIRSLIMRTKHAVTEISPMLKAKDERKSSRDDFNDADAEDTDSDAEGSED
- the priB gene encoding primosomal replication protein N, with protein sequence MQNRLELSGCVLKAPIRKVSPSGISHCQFYLQHASEQIEAGLKRQAWCVIPVIISGTNELIHSIKKGSKILVVGFISTHTKANNIQQIVLHASEIKLID
- the rpsR gene encoding 30S ribosomal protein S18, translating into MARYFRRRKFCRFTAEGVKEIDYKDISLLKSYITESGKIVPSRITGTCAKYQRQLARAIKRARYLALLPYTDNHQ
- the rplI gene encoding 50S ribosomal protein L9; translation: MQIILLDKVANLGSLGDQVNVKAGYARNFLIPQGKAVPATKKNIEFFEARRAELEAKLADVLKAAEQRAAEINALVKVTITSKAGDEGRLFGSIGTRDIADAVKARGVNVSKSEVRLPNGVLRTTGEHEVSFQVHGEVFAKVILDIVPEA